One window of Streptococcus troglodytae genomic DNA carries:
- a CDS encoding GNAT family N-acetyltransferase yields MKISPMLLSDIEQVVELENKTWSEQNTPIPLPVASKDQIIQKFESNTHFLVAKIKNKIIGVLDYSPLYPFPSGQHIVTFGIAVAEKERKKGIGRALVQIFLNEVKSDYQKVLIHVLSSNQEAILFYEKLGFDLEARLTKQFFLKGQYVDDLIYSYDLEAAYAK; encoded by the coding sequence ATGAAAATAAGCCCTATGTTACTAAGCGACATTGAACAAGTTGTTGAACTGGAGAATAAGACTTGGTCCGAGCAAAATACACCAATCCCCCTACCTGTTGCTAGTAAGGATCAAATCATTCAGAAGTTTGAGAGCAACACTCATTTTTTAGTTGCTAAAATAAAAAATAAAATTATTGGTGTTCTTGACTACAGTCCTCTTTACCCTTTTCCCAGCGGTCAACATATTGTGACCTTTGGTATTGCTGTTGCTGAGAAAGAGCGTAAGAAAGGAATTGGGAGAGCTTTAGTCCAAATCTTTTTAAATGAAGTCAAAAGCGACTATCAAAAGGTTTTAATCCATGTCTTAAGCTCCAACCAAGAAGCTATCCTCTTTTATGAAAAATTAGGTTTTGATTTAGAAGCACGTTTAACAAAACAATTTTTCCTCAAGGGACAATATGTTGACGACCTCATCTACAGTTATGATTTGGAGGCTGCCTATGCCAAATAA
- a CDS encoding 3-hydroxyacyl-CoA dehydrogenase NAD-binding domain-containing protein — protein sequence MKPKIGIIGAGVMGKGVAERFANYGYQVILLDNDDKVASKVISDITRSIKMKKMFDKTLNEDDIVANIKVARDYFDFKTVDFIVENIVEQEEAKKSVYKQVDEE from the coding sequence ATGAAGCCGAAAATAGGAATTATCGGTGCAGGTGTAATGGGAAAAGGTGTTGCGGAGCGCTTTGCTAACTATGGTTATCAGGTTATTCTCCTTGATAACGATGATAAAGTAGCAAGCAAGGTGATTTCCGATATTACAAGAAGTATAAAAATGAAAAAAATGTTCGATAAAACCTTGAATGAAGATGATATTGTAGCAAATATTAAAGTGGCAAGAGACTATTTCGACTTCAAAACGGTTGATTTTATAGTTGAAAATATCGTTGAACAAGAAGAAGCCAAGAAATCGGTTTATAAACAAGTAGACGAAGAATAA
- a CDS encoding ABC transporter ATP-binding protein: MTEALLEAKSISKKYEDRYVLQNTDLKIDHQQFVAILGHSGSGKSTMLNILSSLLKPSSGQVLYKGKEIGQLSKSAVAKFRREDIGLVFQHYMLIPNLTVEENIQMGSKYALEAADLEELVSLLGIEKLLNKYPHQLSGGEQQRVCIARAVIKKPAVLFCDEATGALDSENSKNIIVLLHAIKQTYGTSILFTTHNREIARTADRILLLEDGRIVRDDMNREKLSPDQMSWEI; encoded by the coding sequence ATGACAGAAGCGCTATTAGAAGCTAAATCAATCAGTAAAAAGTACGAGGACAGGTATGTCCTGCAGAATACAGACCTGAAAATCGATCATCAGCAGTTTGTAGCAATCTTGGGTCACAGCGGCTCAGGAAAGTCAACGATGCTTAATATCTTATCGTCTCTACTGAAACCAAGTTCTGGACAGGTCTTATACAAAGGAAAGGAAATAGGCCAGCTGAGCAAATCGGCAGTGGCCAAGTTTAGGAGAGAAGACATTGGTTTGGTCTTTCAGCACTATATGTTAATTCCTAATCTAACAGTGGAGGAGAACATTCAGATGGGTAGCAAGTATGCCCTTGAGGCAGCAGACCTAGAAGAATTGGTCTCTCTACTGGGAATTGAGAAACTTTTGAACAAATATCCTCATCAGCTGTCGGGCGGTGAGCAACAGAGGGTCTGCATTGCCAGAGCCGTTATCAAGAAACCGGCTGTCTTATTTTGTGATGAGGCGACGGGCGCTCTGGACAGCGAAAACAGTAAGAACATTATTGTTTTATTGCATGCTATCAAGCAAACCTACGGAACCAGTATCCTTTTTACGACACATAATCGAGAAATTGCGAGAACAGCTGACCGAATACTGCTCTTAGAAGATGGCCGTATTGTTAGGGACGACATGAATAGGGAGAAGCTGTCGCCGGATCAAATGAGTTGGGAGATTTAA
- a CDS encoding Abi family protein, which yields MRQDNSKELLSYNKLIEKMDDIGIFFKEVDESTAKSILAEKNYYYKIASFRKLFPKNSVGKYNIEFALLYDLSSIDMQVRYLLLKMCLDIEHGIKTKLMDAYVKNSKINAYNIVDDYKKFYPQGYEQTINNLKNHPYLSEMYSKRKTKFRYGYLLKSLILENY from the coding sequence ATGCGACAAGACAACAGTAAAGAATTACTTAGTTATAATAAGTTAATTGAAAAAATGGACGATATTGGTATCTTTTTTAAAGAGGTTGATGAAAGTACTGCAAAATCGATTTTAGCTGAAAAGAATTATTATTATAAAATTGCTAGTTTTCGTAAACTATTTCCAAAAAATAGTGTTGGAAAGTATAACATAGAATTTGCGCTTCTGTATGACTTATCAAGTATTGATATGCAAGTTAGGTATTTACTTTTAAAGATGTGTTTAGATATAGAGCATGGAATAAAAACTAAACTTATGGATGCATATGTTAAAAACTCAAAAATAAATGCTTATAATATAGTTGATGATTACAAAAAATTTTATCCACAAGGTTATGAACAAACTATAAATAATTTAAAGAACCATCCTTATCTCTCAGAAATGTATTCAAAAAGGAAAACAAAATTCCGATATGGGTACTTGTTGAAGTCATTAATTTTGGAGAATTATTGA
- a CDS encoding MFS transporter, with amino-acid sequence MISKSRFKYFLVIWVGQLISSIGSGLTSFGLNVYVFEKTGSALSCSLVTLCAFFPLVFFTPISGTIADKFSRAKLMLIGDFFSAMCLGGMFIMISMGINNIPVICIWVFLSSCFAAILDPAYKAVVTDLLTPEEYSKAGGLVQLASSAKFLLSPIFAGLIYQIFGIYLILIIDMCTFFTTLFTVAYSGKVMNECQKIKDSKVQVIKDIVEGYKELTQTKGIKLLLILSIVITFYVGIIETMIKPMLLELTDSSTLGVILSLSAIGMLISSLVLGVKGIKKNYLKALSLSFLFMGITIAVIGCTTNIIWIAVIAFLFFLTIPVSNVCLDVLMRCNINKDTQGRAWGLISFISQLGYIIAYAISGVLADYVFNPLLYKNGALADSVGKILGTGSERGIALMLVICGISMVILSPLLKSGKSLKQMETNCLDYNVED; translated from the coding sequence ATGATCAGTAAAAGTAGATTTAAGTATTTTTTAGTAATATGGGTAGGGCAATTAATTTCCAGTATCGGAAGCGGACTTACTTCTTTTGGCTTGAATGTTTACGTCTTTGAAAAAACAGGTAGTGCTTTATCCTGTTCCTTAGTCACTTTATGTGCATTCTTTCCCTTAGTTTTCTTTACTCCTATTTCGGGAACAATTGCTGATAAGTTTAGCAGGGCTAAATTAATGTTAATAGGAGATTTCTTTTCTGCTATGTGCTTAGGAGGCATGTTTATAATGATTAGCATGGGAATAAATAATATTCCTGTAATCTGTATCTGGGTATTTCTGAGTTCATGTTTTGCGGCTATACTTGATCCAGCCTATAAAGCGGTCGTGACAGATTTACTGACACCAGAAGAATACTCCAAAGCTGGCGGACTTGTTCAGCTAGCATCATCGGCTAAATTTCTTCTATCACCGATATTTGCTGGTTTGATTTATCAAATTTTTGGTATTTATCTAATATTAATAATAGATATGTGTACTTTCTTTACAACCTTATTTACCGTAGCCTATTCAGGCAAGGTGATGAATGAATGTCAAAAAATTAAAGATTCAAAAGTGCAAGTTATAAAAGACATTGTTGAAGGTTATAAAGAATTGACTCAGACTAAAGGAATAAAATTACTGCTAATCTTGTCTATTGTAATTACATTTTATGTAGGTATTATAGAGACGATGATAAAACCCATGTTATTGGAACTAACTGATTCTTCTACACTAGGTGTCATACTATCTCTCAGTGCCATTGGAATGCTCATTTCAAGCTTGGTGTTAGGTGTGAAGGGAATCAAAAAGAATTATCTTAAGGCCCTTTCATTATCATTTTTATTCATGGGCATCACGATAGCCGTTATTGGCTGCACGACGAATATCATATGGATAGCTGTTATTGCTTTTCTGTTCTTTTTAACAATTCCTGTCTCAAATGTATGTCTAGATGTATTAATGAGATGTAATATCAATAAAGATACTCAAGGGAGAGCTTGGGGTTTAATTTCCTTTATTTCTCAGCTTGGCTATATTATTGCATATGCTATTTCTGGAGTGTTGGCAGACTATGTTTTTAATCCCTTATTATATAAAAATGGAGCTTTAGCGGATTCAGTCGGGAAAATCCTAGGAACAGGATCTGAAAGAGGAATTGCGTTGATGCTTGTGATTTGCGGTATTTCCATGGTTATTCTAAGCCCTCTTCTTAAAAGCGGTAAGAGTTTAAAACAGATGGAAACAAACTGCCTTGACTATAATGTGGAGGACTAA
- a CDS encoding replication-associated recombination protein A, which yields MPNNLALRMRPRDISEVIGQKHLVGQGKIISRMVTANRLSSMILYGPPGIGKTSIASAIAGTTKFAFRTFNATTDTKKRLQEIAEEAKFSGGLVLLLDEIHRLDKTKQDFLLPLLENGQIIMIGATTENPFFSVTPAIRSRVQIFELEPLSNEDIKKALQVALTDKERGFDFEVKLADDALDFIAQATNGDLRSAYNSLDLAIMSTQPDDNGSRRITLDTVENSLQRSYITMDKDGDGHYDVLSALQKSIRGSDVNASLHYAARLIQAGDLPSLARRLTVIAYEDIGLANPDAQIHTVTALEAAQKIGFPEARILIANVVIDLALSPKSNSAYVAMDKAIADLHKSGTLPIPRHLRDGHYTGSKELGNAQDYLYPHAYPEKWVKQQYLPDKLQNADYFRANGTGKYERALGANKDKIDQLSQ from the coding sequence ATGCCAAATAACCTCGCACTTCGTATGCGCCCTCGAGATATCTCTGAAGTTATCGGACAAAAGCATCTAGTCGGTCAAGGCAAGATTATTTCACGAATGGTCACTGCTAACCGTCTGTCTTCCATGATTCTTTATGGTCCTCCCGGAATTGGAAAAACCTCAATCGCTTCTGCCATCGCTGGTACGACCAAATTTGCCTTTCGTACCTTCAATGCAACAACCGACACTAAAAAACGCCTGCAGGAAATTGCTGAAGAAGCTAAATTTTCAGGTGGTTTGGTCTTGCTCCTAGATGAAATTCATCGTCTAGATAAAACTAAGCAAGATTTTCTTCTCCCCTTGTTGGAAAACGGACAAATTATCATGATTGGCGCAACCACTGAAAATCCCTTTTTCTCTGTCACACCTGCCATTCGCTCGCGCGTTCAGATTTTTGAGCTAGAGCCATTATCAAATGAGGATATCAAAAAAGCTTTGCAAGTGGCTCTGACGGATAAAGAGCGCGGCTTTGATTTTGAAGTCAAACTAGCTGATGATGCTCTTGACTTCATTGCGCAAGCTACCAATGGCGACTTACGCTCTGCCTATAATTCTCTTGATTTAGCCATCATGTCCACCCAGCCAGATGACAATGGTAGTCGCCGCATCACTTTAGACACTGTTGAAAACAGCCTGCAGCGCAGCTACATTACCATGGACAAGGATGGTGATGGCCACTATGATGTCCTATCCGCCTTACAAAAATCTATTCGCGGTTCAGATGTCAATGCCAGCCTTCACTACGCTGCCAGATTAATCCAAGCTGGTGATCTGCCAAGTCTAGCTAGACGTTTAACTGTTATTGCTTACGAAGACATCGGCTTAGCCAATCCTGATGCGCAGATTCATACAGTGACAGCGCTGGAAGCAGCTCAAAAAATTGGGTTCCCTGAAGCCCGCATTTTAATTGCCAATGTTGTTATTGATTTAGCACTCTCACCCAAGTCTAATTCTGCTTATGTTGCTATGGACAAGGCTATTGCAGATCTTCATAAGAGCGGCACGCTCCCTATTCCTCGCCACTTGCGTGACGGTCATTACACAGGCAGTAAGGAATTGGGCAATGCCCAAGATTATCTCTATCCTCATGCTTATCCAGAAAAGTGGGTTAAACAGCAATATCTACCAGATAAGCTCCAGAATGCTGACTATTTTAGGGCTAATGGGACAGGTAAATACGAACGGGCTTTGGGAGCTAACAAGGATAAGATTGACCAGCTTTCCCAATAA
- a CDS encoding 16S rRNA (uracil(1498)-N(3))-methyltransferase produces the protein MQQYFVNGKADKLVTITDKDTIKHMFNVMRLTEGDEVVLVFDDGVKRLARVTNVQEHTFEIVDELFDNVELPVQVVIASGFPKGDKLEFLAQKTTELGAHALWAFPADWSVVKWDSKKLTKKADKLAKIAQGAAEQSKRNVIPQVKLFEKKTAFLAQLAHFDKILVAYEESAKEGESAALTFELAQLSAGQKILFIFGPEGGLSPAEIKAFEGVGAITVGLGPRIMRTETAPLFALSSISYVLELAK, from the coding sequence ATGCAGCAGTATTTTGTAAATGGCAAAGCTGACAAGCTGGTCACGATTACTGATAAGGATACTATCAAGCATATGTTTAACGTCATGCGCTTGACTGAGGGTGACGAAGTGGTGCTGGTTTTTGATGATGGGGTCAAACGTTTGGCGCGTGTGACTAATGTCCAAGAACACACTTTTGAAATTGTAGATGAGCTATTTGACAATGTGGAATTGCCTGTCCAAGTCGTTATCGCTTCAGGATTCCCCAAAGGAGATAAATTGGAATTTCTTGCCCAAAAGACGACTGAGTTGGGTGCGCATGCTCTCTGGGCCTTTCCAGCTGATTGGTCTGTCGTCAAATGGGATAGTAAAAAATTGACAAAAAAAGCCGATAAATTGGCTAAGATTGCCCAAGGCGCAGCCGAACAGTCCAAACGCAATGTCATTCCGCAAGTCAAGCTCTTTGAGAAAAAGACTGCCTTTCTGGCTCAACTGGCACATTTTGACAAAATTCTGGTTGCCTACGAAGAATCGGCTAAAGAGGGTGAAAGCGCGGCTCTAACGTTTGAACTAGCACAACTGAGCGCAGGACAAAAGATTCTTTTCATCTTCGGACCAGAAGGAGGCCTGTCGCCAGCAGAAATCAAAGCTTTTGAAGGAGTTGGGGCCATCACAGTCGGGCTTGGCCCTCGTATCATGCGAACAGAAACGGCTCCGTTATTTGCTCTAAGCAGTATTAGTTATGTTCTGGAATTAGCAAAATAG
- a CDS encoding DUF3013 family protein translates to MPKYGFLSVLHEEMDKHFHYDYALDWNKKNHAVELSFIIEAQNAAGVETVDDTGQVVSEDLALEEFVLFYNSSKSRFKQEDYLVALPFEAKKGYSREFLAYFADFLNEVADQGLSDLMDFLADEEAVEFAMVWNEEAFENGRAGLEETEFYPYPRY, encoded by the coding sequence ATGCCCAAGTATGGTTTTTTATCAGTGTTGCATGAAGAAATGGATAAGCATTTTCATTACGACTATGCTCTAGATTGGAATAAGAAAAATCATGCGGTGGAGTTAAGTTTTATCATTGAAGCGCAAAATGCTGCTGGTGTTGAAACAGTTGATGATACAGGACAAGTCGTTTCTGAAGATTTGGCTTTGGAAGAATTTGTCCTCTTTTATAATTCAAGCAAATCTCGTTTTAAGCAAGAGGATTATTTGGTTGCTTTGCCATTTGAAGCAAAAAAGGGTTATTCTAGGGAATTCTTAGCCTATTTTGCAGATTTTTTGAATGAAGTAGCCGACCAAGGTTTAAGTGACCTTATGGATTTCTTAGCGGACGAAGAAGCTGTAGAATTTGCTATGGTTTGGAATGAAGAAGCTTTTGAAAATGGCCGAGCAGGGTTGGAAGAGACAGAATTTTACCCTTATCCGAGGTACTGA
- a CDS encoding FtsX-like permease family protein — MGLLFKYLSRDFLAKRTMVSILSLIIIFTSFMYFFVHFAIDTNLLRLGGEQLSGNKANYFTALKSNQLLIRNITVAMVAIFSLILFLFIRGTLQRNRVQLAQLMSLGFSFSSVLAIYGLLISGLSLISSLLGLVLGFWGSDILLSANHQTYLVQGLSKGLSLQSVITGTLFLSLFLGAIAYLAGLTVRKTDVALMMKQTDGKTIRPGLIEKSIQKLPMKHKFKFKLTLNHFSTLGLLLIAIVTFSIMFVLSLSLTFSSSKILESQKNGRHYSYDISYDNYQKEEANLASNSVTYLKYDVDLMIKGEAIAYQALSFTSQNDLFQLIDSKGEMLDPTQGVYVNPELRENYGFKVGDTLELRVKGKRHQIKIAGFAENADLKTIYIPRDQASAMVNETDDRFNGRLTNKPQEKGEGKVRSLEEKLSDVQRSQTSNRASAIINQSIGVITGCLLIYLAVFIGLNGNIQTLLMFDLLGYEEREVYRILLNPYIVISNLLFFLTLPVAIYAARNIQIMTSLQTGDYMPFQLNWMTFVYMFAILNALILVIRFLFIRKVKKIRDDSRQAEFLSEW; from the coding sequence ATGGGGTTGCTATTTAAATATCTATCCAGGGACTTTTTGGCCAAGAGGACTATGGTGTCTATTCTATCTCTGATTATAATCTTCACTTCCTTTATGTACTTCTTCGTTCATTTCGCGATTGATACCAATTTACTTCGTTTAGGTGGAGAGCAATTATCAGGCAATAAGGCTAATTATTTCACAGCTTTGAAAAGTAATCAACTCTTAATCAGAAATATTACTGTCGCCATGGTAGCCATCTTCTCCCTAATTTTATTCTTATTCATCAGAGGGACGCTCCAAAGGAATCGAGTGCAGCTAGCCCAGCTGATGTCCCTTGGCTTTTCTTTCTCCAGTGTGCTGGCAATCTATGGTCTATTAATCAGCGGGTTGTCCTTGATCAGTTCGTTGCTTGGATTAGTCTTGGGTTTCTGGGGGTCCGACATCCTCCTTTCTGCGAATCACCAGACCTACCTAGTTCAAGGATTGAGTAAGGGGCTTTCTCTGCAGTCAGTTATAACGGGAACCCTCTTCCTAAGTCTTTTCCTAGGAGCTATTGCCTATCTGGCAGGACTGACAGTGAGAAAGACAGATGTTGCTCTAATGATGAAACAGACAGACGGTAAAACTATCCGTCCTGGTTTGATAGAGAAGAGCATTCAAAAGCTACCGATGAAGCATAAGTTTAAATTTAAGCTGACTCTAAATCATTTCAGCACCTTAGGTCTCTTGTTGATTGCTATCGTTACGTTTAGTATCATGTTTGTCTTAAGTCTGTCTCTAACCTTTAGCTCTTCTAAAATTCTTGAATCTCAGAAGAACGGCCGGCACTATTCTTATGATATCAGCTATGATAACTACCAAAAGGAAGAGGCTAACCTTGCTTCAAATTCTGTAACTTATCTTAAATATGATGTTGACCTAATGATTAAAGGCGAAGCTATAGCTTATCAAGCCCTTTCATTTACCAGTCAAAATGACTTATTTCAGCTGATTGACAGTAAGGGAGAAATGCTAGATCCCACCCAGGGGGTCTACGTAAACCCTGAGTTGCGGGAGAATTATGGCTTTAAAGTTGGGGATACTCTAGAGCTAAGAGTAAAGGGAAAGCGACATCAGATAAAGATAGCTGGATTTGCGGAGAATGCCGATTTAAAGACAATATATATTCCAAGAGATCAGGCATCAGCTATGGTAAATGAAACTGATGATCGTTTTAACGGCAGATTGACCAATAAGCCTCAAGAAAAAGGTGAAGGAAAAGTTCGCTCCCTAGAGGAAAAATTATCCGATGTCCAAAGAAGTCAGACTTCTAACAGAGCAAGCGCCATTATTAACCAAAGTATCGGGGTCATAACGGGTTGTTTATTGATTTATCTAGCCGTGTTTATCGGCTTGAATGGGAATATTCAGACCCTATTAATGTTCGATTTGCTAGGATATGAGGAGAGAGAGGTCTACCGTATCCTGCTTAACCCCTACATTGTGATAAGCAATCTGCTTTTCTTCCTCACTCTGCCTGTGGCTATCTATGCTGCAAGGAATATACAGATTATGACTTCTCTTCAGACAGGGGACTATATGCCATTCCAGCTCAACTGGATGACCTTTGTTTATATGTTTGCCATCTTAAATGCCCTCATTTTAGTCATCAGATTTTTATTTATTCGAAAGGTTAAAAAAATCAGGGATGATAGTCGACAGGCAGAATTCTTATCAGAATGGTGA
- a CDS encoding endonuclease/exonuclease/phosphatase family protein — MVKLLTINSHSWMEEDPQKKLEILGKTILENDYDIICVQEVNQLLHSEPAKDLPNYCQVTGTPTIHKDNYALQLVTFLLKQESVYYWSWAYNHIGYDRFQEGVAILSKTPLVSQGILISDVDDEHDYHTRRALLGKTKIVQEDIAIVSLHMSWWNKGFQGEWNKLERALSNLKLPLILMGDFNNPYENEGYQAILKSSLKLQDSHQSAKITYGQATIQKEIDGWQGNQEALKVDYIFLSSDWQVEKSEVVFDGKHYPMISDHCGLACQANLNK, encoded by the coding sequence ATGGTTAAGTTATTAACAATCAATAGCCATAGTTGGATGGAAGAAGATCCACAAAAGAAATTAGAGATTTTAGGAAAAACAATTCTTGAAAATGATTATGATATTATTTGCGTTCAAGAGGTGAACCAGCTTTTGCATTCAGAACCTGCTAAAGATTTGCCTAATTATTGTCAGGTGACAGGAACTCCAACCATTCATAAGGACAATTATGCTCTACAGTTAGTGACTTTTTTATTGAAACAAGAGAGCGTTTATTATTGGTCTTGGGCTTATAATCATATCGGCTATGATCGTTTTCAAGAAGGCGTAGCTATTTTATCCAAAACACCGCTTGTCAGTCAGGGAATCCTCATCTCAGATGTGGATGATGAACATGACTATCATACGAGACGAGCCCTATTAGGAAAAACGAAAATTGTTCAGGAGGATATTGCTATTGTCAGCCTTCATATGTCTTGGTGGAACAAGGGCTTTCAAGGGGAATGGAACAAGTTGGAAAGAGCGTTGTCCAACCTCAAGCTTCCCTTAATTTTAATGGGAGATTTTAACAATCCTTATGAAAACGAAGGATATCAAGCGATTCTAAAAAGCTCACTGAAATTACAAGATAGTCACCAGTCAGCTAAGATTACTTATGGTCAAGCCACTATCCAAAAGGAGATTGATGGCTGGCAAGGCAATCAAGAAGCCCTCAAAGTTGATTATATTTTCTTGAGTTCAGATTGGCAGGTGGAAAAATCAGAAGTTGTTTTTGATGGGAAACATTACCCAATGATTAGTGATCACTGTGGTTTAGCCTGCCAAGCAAATTTGAACAAATAA
- the prmA gene encoding 50S ribosomal protein L11 methyltransferase — protein sequence MNTWQELTITVNREAEEAASNILIECGSQGVAIDDSADYLGKVGKYGEVFPEVEQVAMVTITAYYPESADMTVITAQVNERLVELTDFGLQTGRVQLSTQELVEEDWAENWKKYYEPTRVTHDLTIVPSWSDYEAQAGEKIIKLDPGMAFGTGTHPTTKMSLFALEQVLRGGETVLDVGTGSGVLSIASSLLGVKDIFAYDLDDVAVRVAQENIDLNTGTENIHVAAGDLLKGVEMEADVIVANILADILVNLTDDAYRLVKDEGYLIMSGIISEKLDMVLEAAHSAGFFLETHMIQGEWNALVFKKTDDISGVIGG from the coding sequence ATGAACACATGGCAAGAATTAACCATCACAGTCAATCGTGAGGCAGAAGAAGCGGCTTCCAATATTTTAATCGAATGTGGCAGTCAAGGCGTAGCCATTGATGATAGTGCGGACTACCTTGGTAAGGTTGGTAAGTATGGCGAAGTTTTTCCAGAGGTGGAACAAGTGGCAATGGTTACCATTACTGCCTACTATCCTGAATCTGCTGATATGACAGTCATTACCGCACAGGTCAATGAGCGCTTAGTAGAATTAACCGATTTTGGTTTGCAAACAGGGCGTGTGCAGCTCTCTACGCAAGAATTGGTAGAAGAAGACTGGGCAGAAAATTGGAAGAAGTATTACGAACCTACTCGTGTCACCCATGACTTGACTATTGTGCCTTCTTGGTCTGATTATGAAGCCCAAGCAGGTGAGAAAATCATCAAACTTGACCCCGGCATGGCTTTCGGCACAGGGACCCATCCGACGACTAAGATGAGCCTCTTTGCCTTAGAGCAAGTACTGCGTGGCGGCGAGACGGTGCTTGATGTAGGAACCGGATCAGGGGTGCTCTCTATCGCCAGCTCACTTTTGGGGGTTAAAGACATTTTTGCTTATGACCTAGATGATGTAGCGGTGCGCGTGGCTCAAGAAAATATTGACCTCAATACTGGAACCGAAAACATCCATGTGGCGGCAGGTGATCTACTCAAGGGTGTTGAGATGGAAGCGGACGTTATTGTAGCTAACATTTTGGCAGATATTCTGGTCAATCTGACGGATGATGCCTACCGTCTCGTTAAGGACGAGGGTTACCTCATCATGTCCGGTATTATTTCAGAAAAATTGGATATGGTTCTTGAAGCGGCTCACAGCGCAGGCTTTTTCCTTGAAACCCATATGATTCAAGGCGAGTGGAACGCTCTTGTCTTCAAGAAAACCGACGATATTTCAGGCGTGATTGGAGGATAA
- a CDS encoding 4'-phosphopantetheinyl transferase family protein, which yields MFQKALILCVNVGQINNEKYDYLKRAVTEERRYKASKYFRIEDKIRCVIAEVLLKYAVYLYTRKIIDIDYSYNKYGKPCFKNWHNLKFNISHSGEWVVVAIGKSPIGIDVENRKEDWDLIGERVFSESEKYWSQNSYKRKAILWTIKEAYVKYLGIGLSKSLNSFSIDMKRRIITEVQKPFQTSFDYFVLDNDYVCSECGYAKGAYYSRKVCQAELDTFITSVLDISY from the coding sequence ATGTTTCAAAAAGCATTAATTCTGTGTGTAAATGTAGGTCAGATTAACAATGAGAAGTATGACTACCTTAAAAGAGCTGTCACTGAAGAACGGCGATATAAGGCTTCTAAGTATTTTCGTATAGAGGATAAAATCAGATGTGTCATAGCAGAAGTACTTCTCAAATATGCTGTCTATTTATATACTAGAAAAATAATAGATATTGATTATAGTTATAATAAATATGGTAAGCCATGTTTTAAAAATTGGCATAATTTAAAGTTTAATATTTCTCATTCAGGGGAATGGGTAGTGGTAGCTATCGGAAAGTCACCAATTGGAATAGATGTTGAAAATAGAAAGGAAGATTGGGATTTGATTGGCGAACGAGTTTTTTCTGAATCTGAAAAATACTGGAGTCAAAATAGTTATAAAAGAAAAGCTATCTTATGGACTATAAAAGAGGCTTATGTAAAATATCTAGGTATAGGTCTTAGCAAAAGTCTGAACTCTTTTTCAATAGATATGAAAAGGAGAATCATTACAGAAGTTCAAAAACCATTCCAAACTAGTTTTGATTACTTTGTTCTGGACAACGATTATGTCTGTTCAGAATGCGGATATGCTAAAGGTGCTTATTATAGCAGAAAAGTTTGTCAAGCTGAACTAGATACTTTTATTACATCAGTTTTAGATATTTCTTATTAA
- a CDS encoding LacI family DNA-binding transcriptional regulator, which translates to MAAIKDVAKLAGVSPSTISHALHD; encoded by the coding sequence ATGGCTGCAATAAAAGATGTTGCTAAATTAGCGGGAGTTTCACCTTCTACTATATCGCATGCTTTACATGATTAG